The following proteins come from a genomic window of Malus domestica chromosome 02, GDT2T_hap1:
- the LOC103453800 gene encoding disease resistance protein RUN1-like isoform X2, with protein MNNQLVPCSSSSSSTFCIDSTPSWRYDVFLSFRGEDTRTTFTDHLYKALVDKGIHTFIDRQLVRGEEISPALLQAIEESRISLVIFSKTYAASRWCLDELVKILQCRQSKQQIVLPVFYKVDPSHVRNQTSSFGDEFKKLECKFEDNKEKILAWRSALREAANLSGHPLKEGDYEATLIGNIVEDILLKVLDGTYLDVAKYPVGIQSCVQEVKYLLGADGNGRRVVGIWGTSGIGKTTIARAVYNAIARKFQVCCFLADVRETLTSLEGLIQLQKTFLSKILRGTKLEIVGVHDRIGLIKKLSRQMKILLILDDVDQLEEQIKNWVDVDCFGEGSRVIITTKDRSLLDFYGGQWIYEVKMLEDDKALELFSLNAFERNRPPDDYMSLARRAIAYAQGLPLALNIIGTHLRNKRIDRWQDILDGYVSYHGEPYTIIEKILRKTYNAWDFGLQQVFLDIACFFKGEDKDYVLQILRSSTLNVREDCIEVLVEKAIITIEHDRILMHDLLQKMGKQIVYEESPTEPGKRSRLWFYEDVYNVLTENQGTEKIRRIVVESLKSDVNVIPLNPESFLGMVKLEIFINRNAQFSGRVDYLPNSLRWIDLGEPFIKHTVVLNLSSNFHPRNLVCFDVPHCGIRQLKEFKDFAKLTLMNLSGCEFLEKIPDLSGSTNIRKLDLSGCTSLVEVDDSVGFLDKLEELSLSGCSKLTRFATRLGLRSLQELDLEGCTRLERFPEIEKDKMKSLTYLNIGKSGIRELPSSIAYLVGLTYLKAHGCELQNVPELSGSIEYLDLSGCSKLTRFATRLGLRSLIELDLSGCTSLERFPEIEKDKMKSLSYLEMGKTGITELPSSIAYLTGLIDLNANGCELQNVPDLSGCPNIEHWDLSDCTSLVEVHDSVGFLDKLQNSLPLGGCRRLESFPEIEGKKARRLQLSLNLSGCKLSESDFLVPLDCWSELRELNLSRNNFVSLPDCISEAVNLKTFDLRDCKTLREIPVLPPKLESLHLDDCTSLEKIPKLPPRLRLLDLSNCSRLSGDEVAKLLAAKLENEWLNEEIGPRSQLNIIYPGNEIPKWFSYTSNHPTTIQPPLKHPRDVYDSEFRFEIPLKLQVGETLTGLLAVSFVLEPSTTPMLFIIILRS; from the exons ATGAATAATCAACTTGTCCCCtgctcctcttcctcttcttctaccTTTTGTATCGATAGTACTCCTTCGTGGAGATATGATGTCTTTTTGAGCTTTAGAGGAGAGGATACACGCACCACTTTTACAGATCATTTATACAAGGCGTTGGTCGACAAGGGAATCCACACCTTCATTGATCGCCAACTTGTAAGAGGAGAAGAAATATCACCAGCGCTCCTCCAAGCAATTGAAGAGTCAAGAATTTCTCTCGTCATATTCTCTAAAACCTATGCAGCTTCAAGGTGGTGCTTGGACGAGCTCGTCAAGATTCTTCAATGTAGACAGTCAAAGCAACAAATAGTTTTGCCAGTTTTTTATAAGGTGGATCCGTCCCATGTACGAAATCAAACGAGTAGTTTCGGTGACGAGTTCAAAAAACTTGAGTGCAAATTCGAGGACAATAAGGAGAAGATCCTCGCATGGAGGAGTGCTCTTAGAGAAGCAGCAAATTTGTCAGGACATCCTCTCAAGGAAGGAGA CTATGAAGCTACGTTAATCGGCAACATTGTTGAGGATATCTTACTCAAAGTACTTGATGGCACATATTTGGATGTGGCCAAATACCCGGTTGGAATACAATCTTGCGTACAAGAGGTGAAATATCTTTTAGGTGCTGATGGAAATGGTCGTCGTGTGGTTGGGATTTGGGGGACATCTGGAATAGGCAAGACAACAATTGCAAGAGCGGTTTATAATGCAATTGCTCGCAAGTTTCAAGTTTGTTGTTTCCTGGCAGATGTTAGAGAAACATTGACATCACTTGAAGGCCTAATCCAACTACAAAAGACTTTTCTATCTAAAATTCTACGTGGCACAAAGTTGGAAATTGTCGGTGTTCATGATCGAATCGGACTTATAAAGAAACTGTCGAGGCAAATGAAGATTCTCTTAATTCTTGATGATGTGGATCAATTGGAGGAGCAGATAAAAAACTGGGTTGATGTCGATTGTTTCGGTGAGGGTAGCAGGGTGATCATAACCACAAAAGATAGAAGTTTGCTAGATTTTTATGGAGGCCAGTGGATATATGAAGTCAAAATGTTAGAAGACGACAAAGCACTTGAGCTTTTTAGTTTGAATGCTTTCGAAAGAAATAGACCTCCAGATGATTATATGAGCCTCGCACGACGTGCAATAGCCTATGCTCAAGGCCTTCCGTTGGCTCTTAATATTATAGGTACTCATTTGCGTAATAAACGTATAGATCGTTGGCAAGATATATTGGATGGTTACGTTTCTTACCATGGAGAACCTTAtacaattattgaaaaaatacttCGAAAAACTTATAATGCATGGGATTTTGGCCTGCAACAAGTTTTCCTAGACATTGCATGTTTCTTTAAGGGTGAAGATAAAGACTACGTGTTACAAATATTGAGAAGTTCGACGCTCAATGTACGTGAAGATTGTATTGAAGTACTCGTTGAGAAAGCCATTATAACTATTGAACATGATCGGATTTTGATGCATGACTTGCTACAAAAAATGGGTAAGCAAATAGTTTACGAAGAATCTCCCACTGAACCAGGCAAGCGGAGCAGGCTGTGGTTTTATGAAGATGTGTACAATGTTCTAACTGAAAACCAA GGAACAGAGAAAATTAGACGTATTGTGGTGGAGTCGCTCAAATCAGATGTGAATGTGATACCCTTGAATCCAGAAAGCTTCTTGGGGATGgtaaaacttgaaatttttatAAACCGTAATGCACAATTTTCTGGACGCGTTGATTATTTGCCCAACAGTTTAAGGTGGATTGACTTGGGTGAACCATTCATTAAACATACGGTTGTGCTCAATTTGTCAtccaattttcatccaagaaATCTTGTTTGTTTTGATGTGCCACACTGTGGCATAAGACAACTGAAGGAATTTAAG GATTTTGCAAAGCTTACACTGATGAATTTAAGTGGTTGCgaatttttggaaaaaattCCTGACTTATCCGGAAGCACAAACATAAGGAAGTTGGATCTAAGTGGCTGCACAAGTTTGGTCGAGGTTGATGATTCAGTTGGATTCCTCGATAAACTTGAAGAATTGAGTCTTAGTGGGTGCTCTAAGCTTACGAGGTTTGCAACAAGACTTGGATTGAGATCCCTTCAAGAGCTTGATCTCGAAGGTTGCACAAGGCTGGAGAGATTTCCAGAAATAGAGAAGGACAAGATGAAATCTCTGACGTATTTGAATATAGGAAAAAGTGGCATAAGAGAATTGCCTTCATCAATTGCGTATCTTGTTGGGCTTACGTACTTGAAGGCACATGGTTGTGAGTTGCAAAATGTCCCCGAGTTATCCGGAAGcatagagtacttggatcttaGTGGGTGCTCTAAGCTTACGAGGTTTGCAACAAGACTTGGATTGAGATCCCTTATAGAGCTTGATCTTTCTGGTTGCACAAGTTTGGAGAGATTTCCAGAAATAGAGAAGGACAAGATGAAATCTCTGTCGTATTTGGAGATGGGAAAAACTGGCATAACAGAATTGCCTTCATCAATTGCGTATCTTACTGGGCTTATAGACTTGAATGCAAATGGTTGTGAGTTGCAAAATGTCCCCGACTTATCCGGATGCCCAAACATAGAGCACTGGGATCTAAGTGACTGCACAAGTTTGGTCGAGGTTCATGATTCAGTTGGATTCCTTGATAAACTTCAAAATTCTCTCCCTCTCGGAGGTTGCAGAAGGCTCGAGAGTTTCCCAGAAATAGAGGGAAAGAAGGCTCGGAGGTTACAGCTGTCTCTTAATCTTTCCGGATGCAAATTATCAGAAAGTGATTTCCTTGTGCCTCTTGATTGCTGGTCCGAATTAAGAGAACTTAATCTGTCGAGAAACAATTTTGTTAGCCTTCCGGATTGTATTAGCGAAGCTGTCAACTTGAAGACATTTGACTTGAGGGATTGCAAGACGCTTCGGGAAATTCCAGTCCTTCCACCAAAACTAGAATCGTTACATCTGGATGATTGCACATCATTGGAGAAAATTCCAAAACTGCCCCCGAGGCTTAGGCTTCTTGACCTGTCTAACTGCTCTAGACTAAGTGGTGATGAGGTGGCAAAGTTGTTAGCGGCAAAGTTGGAAAACGAGTGGTTGAATGAG GAAATTGGTCCGCGCTCTCAATTGAACATTATTTACCCAGGAAATGAAATTCCAAAGTGGTTCAGCTATACCTCTAACCATCCCACAACCATTCAACCTCCACTAAAACATCCACGGGATGTATATGACAGTGAATTTCGTTTTGAAATTCCTCTAAAATTACAAGTGGGGGAGACGTTAACTGGATTGTTGGCTGTATCTTTTGTTCTTGAACCATCGACTACCCCAATGCTTTTTATCATCATTTTAAGGAGCTAA